From the genome of Alkalimarinus coralli:
CTTAATAAATGGCCAGTGGACTCTCTATAACCCTGATAAAACCATTTAATCAACAAATATTTTGCCAATTCAATCTAATTCAGGCAAAATGTCGCTCTTTTCAGGCCGTGGTCAATTAGACCATTGCTTCTGACCGAATTGTTGAACGAGGTTTTTGCTTAATGGCGAAGGAAGACGTGATCGAAATGGAAGGGACAATTGTCGATACCCTTCCAAACACCATGTTTCGTGTAGAACTGGAAAACGGCCACATCGTAACGGCTCACATTTCCGGCAAGATGAGAAAGAACTATATTCGAATCCTGACTGGCGACAAAGTGAAAGTAGAACTAACGCCTTACGATCTGAGTAAAGGCCGTATAGTATACAGAGCGCGTTAATACCTAGACGTTAAGATCTGAATACATTAGTACGAAAACCGTGTTCAATTAATTTTAACGGTTAGAATTAAAAAGGGTGCGTTCGCACCCTTTTCTTTTATCTACTTTTTTGCCTGATCTATATAGAAGCTAAACTGCTACAGCCTCATAATTAAAGACAATCTCACCATCCCTTACCGTTACAAACACATCTCCACCCGCTTCGGACAGATCGCCAAACAAGATCTCTTCTGCCAAAGGCTTCTTGATAACATCCTGTATCACTCTCGCCATCGGTCTCGCTCCCATATTGACATCGTAACCACGCTCTGCCAATAGCAGTTTTGCTTCGTTATCAACATGCAAAACCACACGTTTGTCGTCAAGCTGAGCCTGTAATTCCGTTAAGAACTTATCGACAACATAAGTAATCGATGATTTGGCCAACGGTGCAAATTGAATAATGCCATCAAGCCTGTTTCTAAACTCTGGCGTGAACATTTTGTTGATAGCTTCCAGCCCGTCTGTACTGTTATCTTGCTCACTAAAGCCCATAGAGCGCCTGCTAATCAGATCAGCCCCGGCATTAGTTGTCATGACCAAGATCACATGACGGAAATCGGCTTTCCTTCCATTATTATCAGTCAGCGTGCCATGATCCATTACCTGCAACAACAAGTTGAATACTTCAGGGTGCGCCTTTTCAATTTCGTCCAGCAACAAAACACAATGAGGGCTTTTGTTAACTGCTTCGGTCAATAGACCACCCTGGTCAAAACCAACATAACCTGGGGGTGCCCCGATCAAGCGAGAAACAGTATGTCTCTCCATATATTCGGACATATCGAATCGAACCAGTTCAATACCCAGCACTTTCGATAGCTGTCTTGTCACCTCAGTCTTACCAACTCCGGTAGGACCTGAGAATAAAAATGCACCATCAGGTTTCTCAACCGACTTGAGACCAGCTCTGGCCAGCTTTATAGCCGTCGACAATGACTCGATAGCGGGATCCTGACCAAACACAACCATCTTCAAATCACGCTCAAGATTTTTCAGCTGATCCTTATCTGACGTTGACACACTTTTCGGTGGAATTCTCGCTATAGAAGCAACAATATCTTCAATAGTCTGAACACCTATCACCTTTTTACGCTTGTTGGCAGGCTTCAGCCGCTGACTAGCACCCGCTTCATCAATAACGTCAATCGCCTTATCAGGCATATGACGATCAGTAATATAGCGATCAGCCAGCTCAGATGCCGCTCTAAGCGCTTTGTCGGTGTACTTTAGGTCATGATGCGCTTCAAATTGTGTCTTTAACCCCTTTAGAATCTTATAGGTGTCTTCGACATCAGGTTCATTCACATCAATCTTCTGAAAACGTCGTGCCAGCGCACTATCTTTTTCAAAAATCCCCCTAAACTCAGAGAACGTAGTAGAACCGATGCATCGAATCTCACCAGAACTCAATAGTGGCTTCAGCAAGTTGGCCGCATCCATCACACCTCCTGACGCTGAGCCTGCACCGATTATGGTGTGTATTTCATCAATAAATAAGATGGCGTGATCCTGCTTCTTCAATTCAGCCAACAACTGCTTGAATCGTTTTTCAAAATCACCACGGTACTTGGTACCCGCTAACAGCGCTCCCAAATCCAGCGAGTAAACATCAGCATCCGCTATAATATCCGGCACATCACCATCTACTATTTTCTTCGCCAACCCTTCTGCAATTGCTGTTTTACCAACACCGGCTTCACCGACCAACAGTGGGTTGTTTTTGCGCCGCCTTGAAAGTATCTGAACAACACGCTCGACCTCGGACTCTCGGCCAATTAAAGGGTCGATCCTTCCTTTATTTGCCAACTCGTTCAGATTGGTTGCAAAACTTTCCAGAGGGTTTGCTGCTGTTCCGTCTTCTGTGACTTCTTCCTGGTTTTCATTCTCACCGGGGTGTTCGTGGTCATGATCATGATGCCCTGGTACTTTGGAAATCCCATGAGATATGAAATTCACGACATCAATACGTGCCACATTCTGTTTTTTCAGAACGTATACGGCCTGGCTTTCCTGCTCGCTAAATATTGCAACCAGCACATTGGCGCCGGTTACTTCTTTTTTGCCAGAGGACTGGACATGGAATACAGCTCTCTGCAACACCCGCTGAAAACCGAGAGTCGGCTGAGTTTCCCTATCGTCATCACTCGTCGGAATCAGCGGCGTCGTAGAGTCAACAAACTCAACCAGTTCGTTTCTTAATAAAGATAAATCAGCAGCACAAGCGCCAAGCACTTTTATTGCGTCATCGTTATCCAGAAGCGCGAGTAGCAAATGCTCAACCGTCATAAACTCATGACGCTTCTCTCTGGCACTCCTAAATGCTGTATTAAGTGTAAGTTCGAGGTCTTTGCTTAGCATCGTTCACCCCAAGTAGTGCTAATTATTCTCAAGTTATGTGTCCATTATTATGTTTTAGTAGAGGTTATGGAAACTGAGCAAGCTCTTTAATCCACTTTCTCTATTTCGCACAACAATGGGTGCTCACACTCTGATGAGTACTGGTTTACCAGCGCAGCCTTTGTCTCGGCTATATCTCGCGTAAACACACCACATACCGCTTTACCTTGTGTGTGTACGGCCAGCATTACCTGTGTGGCCTTCTCTTCATTCATACCAAAAAACGTTGTCAGTATTTCTACCACAAAGTCCATTGGTGTGTAGTCATCATTCAGCAAGACCACTTTATACATAGATGGCCTTCTAAGAGCAGGTTTGCTTGGCGCTACTGCCAGCCCCCCTTCTCGATCATGCTGATGATCACCCTCTTGATTTAATATTAGTAGACTATTTTCAAAAGTACTCATAGCTCAACGTTAATTTTTACAATTTTACTGAATTTGCATTTTCAAAAGCGCTCAAAAGACACTTAATAGAAACACCACAAAAAGCCCAGATAAGGCCCATCAATACACCGAGCTCTAAATATTCTCTTCTTTAGTATTTGGGGCTAAATAAGAAATATAAACCCTATGCCCGAACCTTAATAGTCCAAATGTAAAAAATACTACAGTCAAATCGCCAAAACTTACCATTCTGCCCTTGACTAACGGCCAATTATGGTAAAAAGTAACAGTACTGTTTCTGGAATTTACCATTCTGAAATAAATAAAAATAACATTAGGCATTAAATTCAGTGCCGGCAATAAAAGATCAGACAAGGGAGTCGATTATGCCTGTAGGTACAGTTAAGTGGTTCAATAATTCAAAAGGCTATGGTTTTATTATTGAGGAAGGAGGCACCGAAGACCTTTTTGCTCACTTTTCATCAATCCAGATGGAAGGGTATAAAACACTTAAAGCAGGTCAAAAAGTTGTTTTCGAAAAACAAGTAGCAGGTAAAGGTATTCACGCAGTGAATATTTCTTCGCTGGAGGTTCAACAACCGACGCCGATAAAAGCCGCTGAGACATCTGCTGAAAAACCGTCGACAGATAGTGAAGGCAATACGGGCAGCATTGCAATTTCCGCTTAACACCCCGAAACCATAAATCCACTACCCGAGACGTAGTGGATTGCCCACACCCAGTTATACGGGAGGCTGTAGTGCGGCTTATTTGTTATTCCTCTAGCTAAACCGCCCCTCGCGCCCTAGAGTCAGCCTTTTCAATTATATTGGTGGCATTCAGTTATTTAGGCACTTATTTTACGCATAGCCCGTGCTAAGATTCATAACATCAAACATTTGAGCCGCCCCTCTACACATAATCTACAGCAGCGCAAAAATATGGCCCTTCTCATACTGTTAAACAAGCCGTTTAACGTCTTGTCGCAATTCACTGACGACAACAACCGTGCCACCCTGGCCGACTACATAAACACTAAAAACGTATATCCAGCGGGTCGACTCGACTATGACTCAGAAGGCCTTCTGCTTCTTACAGACAATGGCTCTCTTCAGCATAGAATAACAGACCCAAAGCAGAAGCTTCCCAAAACGTACTGGGTGCAGGTCGAAGGGACGCCAAGTTGTGAGAGTATTGCCTTACTAAGAAGCGGTGTAGATCTGAAAGACGGTAAAACGGCCCCCGCTAAGGCAAAACTAATTCCAGAGCCAAATATCTGGGCAAGAGTCCCTCCCATTAGGCAACGTAAAAACGATCAGACTTCATGGATATCATTAACCATCACTGAAGGAAAGAACAGGCAGGTTAGACGAATGACCGCCGCAATCGGCCACCCTACCTTGCGCCTCATTAGGTATAGTA
Proteins encoded in this window:
- the clpS gene encoding ATP-dependent Clp protease adapter ClpS; its protein translation is MSTFENSLLILNQEGDHQHDREGGLAVAPSKPALRRPSMYKVVLLNDDYTPMDFVVEILTTFFGMNEEKATQVMLAVHTQGKAVCGVFTRDIAETKAALVNQYSSECEHPLLCEIEKVD
- a CDS encoding pseudouridine synthase is translated as MALLILLNKPFNVLSQFTDDNNRATLADYINTKNVYPAGRLDYDSEGLLLLTDNGSLQHRITDPKQKLPKTYWVQVEGTPSCESIALLRSGVDLKDGKTAPAKAKLIPEPNIWARVPPIRQRKNDQTSWISLTITEGKNRQVRRMTAAIGHPTLRLIRYSIGDWTIDHLKPGEHSSTQINIPATTKKTQQKYHPPRPNKRTYQPSKKKN
- the infA gene encoding translation initiation factor IF-1; the protein is MAKEDVIEMEGTIVDTLPNTMFRVELENGHIVTAHISGKMRKNYIRILTGDKVKVELTPYDLSKGRIVYRAR
- the clpA gene encoding ATP-dependent Clp protease ATP-binding subunit ClpA, with translation MLSKDLELTLNTAFRSAREKRHEFMTVEHLLLALLDNDDAIKVLGACAADLSLLRNELVEFVDSTTPLIPTSDDDRETQPTLGFQRVLQRAVFHVQSSGKKEVTGANVLVAIFSEQESQAVYVLKKQNVARIDVVNFISHGISKVPGHHDHDHEHPGENENQEEVTEDGTAANPLESFATNLNELANKGRIDPLIGRESEVERVVQILSRRRKNNPLLVGEAGVGKTAIAEGLAKKIVDGDVPDIIADADVYSLDLGALLAGTKYRGDFEKRFKQLLAELKKQDHAILFIDEIHTIIGAGSASGGVMDAANLLKPLLSSGEIRCIGSTTFSEFRGIFEKDSALARRFQKIDVNEPDVEDTYKILKGLKTQFEAHHDLKYTDKALRAASELADRYITDRHMPDKAIDVIDEAGASQRLKPANKRKKVIGVQTIEDIVASIARIPPKSVSTSDKDQLKNLERDLKMVVFGQDPAIESLSTAIKLARAGLKSVEKPDGAFLFSGPTGVGKTEVTRQLSKVLGIELVRFDMSEYMERHTVSRLIGAPPGYVGFDQGGLLTEAVNKSPHCVLLLDEIEKAHPEVFNLLLQVMDHGTLTDNNGRKADFRHVILVMTTNAGADLISRRSMGFSEQDNSTDGLEAINKMFTPEFRNRLDGIIQFAPLAKSSITYVVDKFLTELQAQLDDKRVVLHVDNEAKLLLAERGYDVNMGARPMARVIQDVIKKPLAEEILFGDLSEAGGDVFVTVRDGEIVFNYEAVAV